A genomic window from Nematostella vectensis chromosome 9, jaNemVect1.1, whole genome shotgun sequence includes:
- the LOC116601905 gene encoding uncharacterized protein LOC116601905, with translation MSSVLQFVCGAAVGVGLFVAASRLRHGFLSGNFNNPTPGVEVITPERRATTQERARSIRSAVTPVRTNGDIGANSTEPDQPDDKTQNVLNVLYCIAEDQAIKEGYIHRGITCNTCQASPICGVRYKCGNCVDYDICERCESQDRHNRTHAFIKIRIPIPPLANPRTPCLPSLYPGNKSHPCQLSWEETRRLQDKSHFDQVEIEALIEQFKTLATEDLGITREVFDQCLGPLGQQSNLVMEQMFKFYDSNGDNIIDLEEFIQALSILVKGSQEEKIPHAFKGYDTEKKGYITKENLRQMFKAYFNVSLELVRDVVRSCEEEMMAAFDDAGDKPVSAVFNAPIPSDTEPSTSGKPNMHFHHPGSGRREEDGTWPVMEAMSQDAIDEMVEHVFAYADADKNGEISYEEFKVWATCDSTLLAWFEALGTVF, from the exons ATGAGTTCTGTGCTGCAGTTTGTTTGCGGAGCGGCTGTAGGGGTCGGCTTGTTCGTCGCCGCATCCCGCTTGCGGCACGGATTTTTATCAGGCAATTTTAACAATCCCACGCCAGGCGTTGAAGTGATTACTCCTGAGCGACGTGCAACTACACAGGAAAGAGCTCGCTCAATACGAAGTGCTGTTACCCCTGTCAGGACAAACGGCGACATCGGAGCAAATTCGACCGAACCCGATCAACCCGATGATAAAACGCAAAATGTCTTGAACGTTCTATACTGCATTGCTGAGGATCAGGCGATCAAAGAAGGCTACATTCACCGCGGTATTACTTGTAATACCTGTCAGGCTAGCCCAATATGCGGTGTGCGGTACAAATGTGGAAACTGTGTAGATTATGACATTTGCGAGAGGTGTGAAAGTCAAGACAGGCATAACAGAACGCACGCATTTATCAAAATTCGTATTCCTATACCACCTCTCGCGAACCCTAGAACACCATGCCTTCCATCACTTTACCCAG gaaaTAAATCTCACCCATGCCAACTTTCTTGGGAGGAAACTCGACGACTTCAAGACAAGAGTCATTTTGACCAAGTTGAAATAGAAGCTCTTATAGAACAGTTCAAGACACTTGCTACAGAAGATTTGGGTATCACAAGAGAAGTGTTTGATCAATGCCTGGGGCCTTTAGGCCAGCAAAGCAACCTAGTAATGGAGCAGATGTTTAAGTTCTATGATAGTAATGGTGATAATATCATAGACTTGGAAGAATTTATTCAAGCACTGTCTATCCTTGTAAAAGGGAGCCAGGAAGAGAAAATACCCCATGCATTCAAAGGGTATGACACAGAGAAGAAAGGGTACATAACCAAGGAGAACCTAAGGCAAATGTTCAAGGCTTATTTTAATGTGAGTTTAGAGTTGGTACGAGATGTTGTCCGGTCTTGTGAGGAAGAGATGATGGCAGCATTTGATGATGCTGGTGACAAACCTGTGTCTGCAGTGTTCAATGCGCCTATCCCTAGTGACACTGAACCATCAACCTCAGGAAAACCCAATATGCATTTTCACCACCCTGGCTCAGGTAGAAGAGAGGAGGATGGGACATGGCCTGTCATGGAAGCGATGTCACAGGATGCTATAGATGAAATGGTAGAGCATGTGTTTGCCTATGCTGATGCAGATAAGAATGGCGAGATCTCATATGAGGAGTTTAAAGTTTGGGCCACATGCGACAGTACCCTCTTGGCATGGTTTGAAGCATTAGGGACCGTTTTTTAG
- the LOC116601906 gene encoding anaphase-promoting complex subunit 16 has protein sequence MAAAKKKVAAGDGLRKALFQSPMTEEENATDKTTEALLNKLQVEIEVDNNLTSLDKEMHEQRLSKLRKELDHNSQDEWKYKPIEQIIRF, from the exons ATGGCGGCGGCAAAGAAGAAAGTTGCTGCTGGTGATGGTTTGAGAAAAGCTCTCTTCCAGTCACCGATGACAGAGGAAGAGAACGCTACGGATAAAACTACCG AGGCTCTATTGAACAAGTTGCAAGTAGAAATTGAGGTGGACAACAACCTGACATCACTAGACAAAG AAATGCATGAGCAAAGGTTATCAAAGCTACGTAAGGAGCTTGATCACAACAGTCAGGATGAGTGGAAATACAAACCAATTGAGCAAATCATTAGATTCTGA